A window of the Mesotoga prima MesG1.Ag.4.2 genome harbors these coding sequences:
- a CDS encoding metallopeptidase TldD-related protein: protein MIDKISRQLKSVAISGWKIKEENVESEEYFFVKDKVDLGRSKKVSKYEVTLYKDFEDKNEKYRGSSVFYISPGMEDAEISEAIEEAFFAAGFVKNPWYPLAPALSRKFCSEEYELSELASEAVGAVFSQSKPVNSWLNSVEIFVIKNRDRILSSEGVDVSLSKYRTYIESIVSSSGREEVELYDQLLLSVPDHERISMRISRLLEMVRERANATATPAVKGVPVILTGEPAKEALRYYLMQSNAHLKYDKISEAELGNSVQSEEAGDRITLEVVPELEGSYYSLPFDNDGLLMKKRKVIENGILNSFWGDIRYSYYIGIEPTGAAMNFSVGEGSLSVEEMRKESHLEVTHFSAVDVDETTGDFGGEIRLGWYFDGSKRIPVTGGSVTGNLKSLDSLYLSRETELNGDYYGPVSLMMKGMKISGE from the coding sequence ATGATAGATAAGATTTCTAGACAGCTTAAGTCGGTTGCGATAAGTGGATGGAAGATCAAGGAAGAAAACGTCGAAAGTGAGGAATACTTTTTTGTTAAGGACAAGGTTGACCTCGGAAGATCCAAGAAGGTAAGCAAGTACGAGGTTACCCTGTATAAGGATTTCGAAGATAAGAACGAGAAATACAGGGGTAGTTCTGTATTTTACATTAGCCCGGGGATGGAAGATGCTGAAATCAGTGAAGCAATTGAAGAGGCATTCTTCGCTGCCGGGTTTGTCAAGAATCCCTGGTATCCATTAGCTCCAGCCCTTTCGAGAAAATTTTGTTCAGAGGAGTATGAGTTATCCGAACTGGCAAGCGAGGCAGTTGGGGCAGTGTTCTCTCAATCGAAACCCGTAAATTCCTGGTTGAACTCCGTCGAGATTTTCGTCATAAAAAACAGGGACAGAATTCTCAGTTCCGAGGGAGTAGATGTCTCACTTTCGAAATACAGAACCTATATAGAAAGCATAGTGAGCTCATCAGGTAGAGAAGAAGTGGAGCTTTATGATCAACTTCTCCTATCAGTTCCTGATCACGAGCGGATTAGTATGAGAATTTCAAGACTGCTGGAAATGGTCCGTGAGAGAGCTAATGCTACTGCCACTCCCGCAGTTAAAGGAGTTCCGGTAATACTTACAGGAGAACCTGCTAAAGAGGCATTGAGGTATTACTTGATGCAGTCTAATGCCCATCTCAAGTACGACAAAATTTCTGAAGCCGAGCTTGGTAACTCTGTTCAGTCTGAGGAAGCAGGGGACAGAATAACACTAGAGGTTGTACCTGAACTGGAGGGTTCATACTACAGCCTTCCATTCGATAATGATGGTCTTCTTATGAAGAAAAGGAAGGTAATTGAGAACGGTATCTTGAATAGTTTCTGGGGTGACATAAGATACTCTTATTACATAGGAATCGAACCTACTGGCGCTGCAATGAACTTCTCTGTCGGAGAAGGAAGTCTCAGTGTTGAAGAGATGAGAAAAGAATCTCATTTAGAAGTCACACATTTTTCTGCAGTGGATGTCGATGAGACGACAGGAGATTTCGGTGGAGAAATCCGACTCGGATGGTATTTCGATGGTTCAAAGAGAATTCCCGTTACTGGGGGTTCTGTGACAGGAAATTTGAAGAGTCTTGATTCTCTTTATCTCTCTAGAGAGACAGAGCTAAATGGAGACTACTACGGGCCTGTTTCGCTGATGATGAAAGGAATGAAGATCTCGGGAGAATAG
- a CDS encoding nitroreductase family protein, with translation MIIETIKMRHSTRKFLPYGLSSEERERLVDFFEVIPTLHSLRLKWALKDLNKGSSAIYAPCTNKPNCLVEYGFQGEIIVLEVTKMGFGSCWNAGIREAGSPAGIIIGKEDQGKVSINDILTGMGRRKELRALIDGPVPEDERLLQILESCRLAPSSMNRQPWRFSVLEGDLYIWTKANMIGGGHWLDLGIVLSHAYITALEFFKNVSIEKAAGDRYRVIMK, from the coding sequence ATGATAATCGAGACAATAAAGATGAGACATTCGACTAGAAAGTTTCTTCCATATGGACTCTCTTCTGAGGAGCGGGAAAGGCTTGTCGATTTTTTTGAAGTTATTCCCACTCTCCATTCCTTGCGTCTGAAATGGGCCTTGAAGGATCTAAATAAAGGATCATCCGCGATCTATGCACCTTGTACCAATAAGCCAAACTGTCTCGTGGAGTATGGCTTTCAGGGAGAGATTATTGTCCTGGAAGTGACGAAAATGGGCTTTGGTAGTTGCTGGAATGCCGGTATCAGAGAGGCGGGATCGCCGGCAGGTATAATTATCGGTAAGGAAGACCAGGGGAAAGTTAGTATCAACGACATTCTTACGGGTATGGGTAGGAGAAAGGAACTTCGAGCTCTGATTGATGGACCAGTTCCCGAAGACGAGAGACTGCTTCAGATACTTGAATCGTGTAGACTAGCCCCTTCGTCCATGAACAGGCAGCCGTGGAGATTCAGTGTTCTTGAAGGCGATCTTTACATCTGGACAAAGGCAAACATGATTGGAGGAGGTCACTGGTTAGATCTTGGAATTGTTCTTTCACATGCATACATAACTGCTTTAGAGTTCTTTAAGAATGTCTCTATAGAAAAGGCTGCCGGGGATCGTTACAGAGTGATAATGAAGTAG
- a CDS encoding PhoPQ-activated protein PqaA family protein: MKASLYRGGSKRGWTTWLTAPMHKRVKEIVPTAFDNLNIAVQMEHKLDFWGGFCHSIEEYVQR, translated from the coding sequence TTGAAGGCTTCACTTTATCGGGGGGGCTCCAAGCGAGGTTGGACTACATGGCTAACTGCCCCGATGCACAAGAGAGTCAAAGAAATCGTTCCCACAGCCTTTGACAACCTCAATATTGCTGTACAGATGGAACACAAGCTTGACTTCTGGGGAGGCTTTTGTCACTCCATTGAGGAATATGTACAGAGATGA
- a CDS encoding acyl-[acyl-carrier-protein] thioesterase, whose product MKPVITKEVYKVRYYELDCHWKASVSTLMDYFNDIVTLQTVEIGHGVDIMSKGEYAWLLLRWDVNVNRYPDYMENVVVQTIPYSMDRFYAYRRFEIFDRSDNLIVDANSQWILIDQRKRRPIRIGDQFYALYGIDSDFHQPLSFPQVNDNDSYGEEITFRVRSSDLDTNGHSNNVSYVRWIMETVPDEFAKRSLRRLTIEYKRESREGDEISVESVFENGDEFAEGKHKIISSGRVLSLARTEWK is encoded by the coding sequence TTGAAACCTGTAATTACTAAAGAAGTTTACAAGGTTAGATACTACGAACTCGATTGTCACTGGAAAGCTTCAGTTTCCACACTCATGGATTATTTTAATGATATAGTGACACTTCAGACTGTCGAGATAGGCCACGGAGTTGACATTATGAGCAAGGGTGAATACGCTTGGCTTCTTCTTCGTTGGGATGTCAATGTGAACAGGTATCCTGACTACATGGAAAACGTTGTTGTTCAGACTATTCCTTACTCAATGGATAGATTCTATGCGTACAGGCGTTTTGAGATATTTGACCGTTCAGATAATCTAATTGTTGACGCGAATTCTCAGTGGATCCTAATTGACCAAAGGAAACGAAGACCAATCAGGATCGGAGACCAGTTCTACGCATTGTATGGTATTGACAGTGATTTCCACCAACCTCTTTCTTTTCCACAGGTTAACGATAATGATTCATATGGTGAAGAGATCACCTTTAGAGTACGCAGTTCGGACTTGGATACGAACGGGCATTCTAACAACGTGTCATATGTTAGATGGATTATGGAAACCGTTCCCGATGAGTTTGCGAAGAGATCCTTGAGAAGGCTTACAATCGAGTACAAACGCGAATCTCGAGAGGGTGATGAGATTTCTGTAGAAAGTGTATTTGAGAACGGGGACGAGTTTGCTGAAGGCAAACACAAGATAATCAGTTCTGGAAGAGTACTTTCTCTTGCCAGAACTGAATGGAAGTGA
- a CDS encoding heavy metal translocating P-type ATPase → MKKYRIEGLDCPKCAAKLEDQLKRSGVDARIDFSSSTLIIDGQTFKEVEEVIHKHSPEITLLESPDVEKDLPIKELVKLLFSGVLFFIALVFSPFIHGNNELLEYGLFVTAYLVAGGNTVLKAFRNLFKGDLFDESFLMTVATMGAFAIHELPEAVAVMIFYSLGELLEAIALRKSRRSVKELIDLRAEEVNQIIDGQLRTVPASQIQPGDRFVVKPGERIPIDGLVNSGSTWIDKSLLTGESSPVPVKEGDIVLAGTINKSGVIEVTASTNLQKSYTSRMLELVEEGTSRKSNRERFITRFSKLYTPTVVSIATAIAVFPPLLFGGGFSDWVHKALILLVISCPCALVISVPLSYFVGIGKASREGILFKGSNYLESLGKIDSIFIDKTGTLTKGKLEISQIETSGRYDKRELLEYAALMESYSTHPVASSFRSFIPEIPEDMKISHHSEIAGKGITAEINDKKMGIGNSSLLKDLGVDYKERGESGKIFLSIDGRVEGVFTLSDVLKVDSADAIIKLRELGIHEIVMLTGDSHDIAGSISSKLNLDGLISEAIPEDKMRAVEDAIKSGKRTAFVGDGINDAPVIARADVGIAMGFSGADAAIETADVVLSGESLSKVARAIEISRSTNRNAIQNITAALGVKMAFIALGAFGLMNMWGAVFADVGVTLLAVLNSLRMLNK, encoded by the coding sequence ATGAAGAAATACAGAATAGAAGGACTTGATTGTCCTAAATGTGCAGCCAAACTGGAGGACCAGCTAAAGAGATCGGGAGTTGATGCAAGAATAGATTTCTCTTCTTCGACACTAATAATCGATGGTCAAACTTTCAAAGAAGTAGAAGAAGTTATTCACAAACACTCACCGGAGATAACGCTGTTGGAATCTCCGGACGTTGAGAAGGATTTACCCATCAAAGAACTTGTGAAACTGCTCTTCTCAGGAGTCCTTTTTTTCATTGCTTTGGTCTTTTCTCCCTTTATTCATGGGAATAATGAGTTGCTTGAATACGGCTTATTTGTAACTGCGTATCTTGTCGCTGGGGGAAACACCGTTTTAAAGGCTTTCAGAAATCTCTTCAAGGGGGACTTGTTCGACGAGAGTTTTCTTATGACCGTCGCTACTATGGGTGCATTTGCAATCCACGAATTGCCTGAAGCTGTTGCCGTGATGATCTTTTACAGTTTAGGAGAGCTTCTGGAGGCAATCGCCTTGAGAAAATCGAGAAGATCGGTGAAGGAACTGATAGATTTAAGGGCTGAAGAAGTAAATCAGATCATTGACGGACAACTTCGGACTGTACCGGCAAGTCAGATCCAGCCGGGTGACAGATTTGTTGTCAAACCAGGAGAGAGAATTCCCATAGACGGTCTTGTCAACTCTGGAAGCACCTGGATAGATAAATCACTTCTCACAGGAGAAAGTAGTCCCGTACCTGTAAAAGAAGGCGATATAGTTCTTGCCGGAACCATAAACAAATCAGGTGTAATAGAAGTCACTGCATCCACAAATCTTCAGAAATCTTACACTAGCAGAATGCTGGAGTTAGTTGAAGAGGGAACTTCTAGAAAATCTAATAGGGAGCGGTTCATTACCAGGTTCTCGAAGCTGTACACTCCCACTGTGGTCTCCATTGCTACCGCAATAGCGGTATTTCCCCCTTTGCTGTTCGGAGGGGGATTCTCAGATTGGGTTCATAAGGCCTTGATCCTTCTTGTCATTTCCTGCCCTTGCGCATTAGTCATCTCTGTTCCCTTAAGCTATTTCGTCGGCATTGGAAAGGCCTCAAGAGAGGGAATATTATTCAAGGGGAGTAATTATCTGGAATCTCTTGGCAAGATTGATTCGATTTTCATAGACAAAACGGGAACATTGACCAAGGGAAAGCTAGAGATCTCTCAAATAGAGACTTCTGGCCGATATGACAAGAGAGAATTATTGGAATACGCGGCCCTGATGGAAAGCTACTCCACCCATCCAGTGGCAAGTTCGTTTAGAAGTTTTATCCCAGAGATTCCCGAAGACATGAAAATCTCTCACCACTCAGAAATCGCCGGGAAAGGTATCACAGCAGAAATCAACGACAAGAAAATGGGCATTGGCAACTCCTCTCTGCTAAAAGATCTCGGAGTTGATTATAAAGAGCGAGGCGAATCAGGAAAGATATTTCTTTCCATCGATGGCAGAGTAGAGGGAGTATTCACTCTGTCCGACGTTCTGAAGGTTGATTCTGCCGATGCCATCATCAAGCTTAGAGAACTCGGAATTCATGAGATAGTTATGCTCACGGGTGATAGTCATGATATTGCTGGTTCTATATCGTCCAAACTGAACCTTGACGGTCTGATTTCCGAAGCAATTCCTGAAGATAAGATGAGAGCAGTAGAAGACGCTATCAAAAGCGGGAAGCGTACTGCATTCGTCGGTGATGGTATTAATGATGCACCGGTAATTGCAAGGGCCGATGTTGGAATCGCTATGGGCTTCTCTGGAGCCGACGCAGCTATAGAGACGGCCGATGTTGTTCTTTCAGGCGAGTCTCTATCTAAAGTCGCAAGAGCTATAGAGATATCGAGATCTACGAACAGAAATGCCATCCAGAATATTACAGCAGCCCTCGGAGTGAAAATGGCATTTATCGCTCTAGGCGCGTTTGGCTTAATGAACATGTGGGGGGCAGTATTTGCCGATGTTGGGGTAACTTTGCTTGCAGTTCTGAACTCACTCAGAATGTTGAACAAATGA
- the ltaE gene encoding low-specificity L-threonine aldolase, translating to MKWIDIRSDTVTVPGEEMRRVMASAEVGDDVYGDDPTVNRLEEMSADILKKEAALFVPSGTFGNQLSILTHTLRGDEVIIPASNHIIVHEAGASAVIAGVQMRTLDCDDGKPSAERIRSAIRSEDLHYPRTGLICLENAHSSGRILPMNYIREIYELASAQKVPLHLDGARIFNAAIAEGVSPAEIASCSDSVMFCLSKGLGAPIGSMLVGKREFIAKARKGRKIMGGAMRQAGIIAAAGVFALERMIDRLQIDHDNAKYLAEGLSKLPKIEVFFDRLDINMVFFRITGKASSKFIVETLHDKGIKINPPEAGEWRFVTNLNVTREDLDIVLEEFEGALTRTLAS from the coding sequence TTGAAGTGGATAGATATTAGAAGTGATACAGTTACGGTCCCCGGTGAAGAAATGAGGCGGGTTATGGCCAGTGCAGAGGTAGGAGACGATGTGTACGGAGACGATCCGACAGTCAACAGACTTGAAGAGATGTCAGCAGACATCTTGAAGAAGGAAGCCGCCCTTTTCGTTCCTTCAGGAACATTCGGGAATCAACTTTCAATCCTCACACACACTCTAAGGGGAGATGAGGTGATTATTCCAGCGTCCAATCACATCATTGTCCACGAGGCCGGAGCTTCTGCAGTGATAGCGGGAGTTCAGATGAGAACTCTTGACTGTGATGATGGCAAACCTTCAGCCGAAAGAATCAGAAGTGCCATCAGATCTGAGGATCTTCATTATCCGAGAACCGGATTAATCTGTCTGGAAAATGCCCACTCCAGCGGACGAATCCTCCCCATGAATTACATCAGGGAGATCTACGAACTGGCTTCAGCGCAGAAAGTCCCCCTGCATCTTGATGGTGCAAGAATATTCAACGCTGCTATTGCCGAAGGGGTTAGCCCCGCAGAAATTGCCTCTTGTTCCGACTCGGTTATGTTTTGCCTCTCGAAGGGACTCGGTGCACCGATAGGGTCAATGCTGGTAGGTAAACGAGAATTCATAGCCAAGGCACGAAAGGGAAGAAAGATCATGGGAGGAGCTATGCGTCAGGCAGGTATTATTGCTGCCGCCGGAGTATTCGCACTCGAGAGAATGATCGATCGTCTTCAAATAGACCACGACAATGCTAAATACCTGGCTGAAGGGCTTTCAAAATTACCAAAAATCGAAGTCTTCTTTGATCGTCTCGACATAAACATGGTTTTCTTCAGAATCACCGGTAAAGCAAGTTCAAAGTTTATCGTTGAAACTCTTCACGATAAGGGAATAAAGATAAATCCGCCTGAAGCTGGCGAATGGCGATTCGTAACCAATCTAAACGTTACCAGAGAAGATCTCGATATAGTTCTTGAGGAATTCGAAGGTGCTCTTACAAGGACTCTAGCAAGCTAG
- a CDS encoding ArsR/SmtB family transcription factor, with amino-acid sequence MSELCPSREIHVDVDKYRLIAKEVSGLSDLFKVIADETRTKIVFLLSETELCTCDLAEILRLSLPTISHHLKQLKSYRLVKSRREGKSVFYSLEDFHVVELIKLAREHFQELSEGD; translated from the coding sequence ATGAGTGAACTTTGCCCGAGTAGAGAAATTCACGTCGACGTAGATAAATATAGACTGATAGCTAAGGAAGTTTCGGGTCTCTCGGATCTTTTTAAGGTTATCGCCGACGAGACGCGAACGAAAATAGTATTTCTTCTGTCTGAAACGGAACTGTGTACATGTGATCTTGCAGAGATTCTCCGGCTATCACTGCCAACGATTTCCCATCACCTAAAGCAACTGAAGTCTTACAGACTCGTGAAAAGCCGTAGGGAAGGTAAGTCTGTTTTCTACTCCTTAGAAGACTTTCACGTTGTTGAGCTCATAAAACTTGCCAGAGAACATTTCCAGGAACTGTCGGAGGGCGATTAG
- a CDS encoding TldD/PmbA family protein, with the protein MKVASSKYLDDRRDLLRNLVSILENDFPYVSILGTDVKGKLFQVTTTGISVNDSRWSERGFVLRVHDGTGYFEFSFNEIDSESLNGIVELVKKRVAVFRKAMVKNNLEAAKTPIPEEKEWKLSFNDEVKILPGMLSAEEILGRLSNLKGKAHSLSEEVINVMTLMENVQVSKLFISSKKDLFQSYIWSQGYLYVVTRRGKMTKYSMKGFSGLKGAEILDEMDEYVEKVVENARMLLSAERINPGTYDVICSPDVAGLIAHEAFGHGVEMDMFVKERAKAVEYLGKQVASELVTMHDGAAGVREVSSYAFDDEGCEAKDTVIIDRGILLTGISDVISASILGTEPTGNGKRQSFERKAYARMTNTYFSPGKDDLEEMITSIDYGFLLEDYYSGMEDPKNWGIQCVIAYGREIVKGKLTGRIVSPVMMTGYVPTLLKSISMVSKDFRLSGTGACGKGHKEFVKVSAGGPYIKAKARLG; encoded by the coding sequence ATGAAGGTAGCCAGTTCAAAGTATCTAGACGATAGACGTGACTTGTTGCGGAATCTTGTTTCAATTTTGGAGAATGATTTCCCCTACGTTTCTATTCTGGGTACCGATGTGAAGGGAAAGTTATTCCAGGTAACTACTACTGGGATAAGCGTCAACGATTCCAGATGGTCAGAAAGGGGCTTTGTTCTGAGAGTTCATGATGGAACAGGCTATTTTGAATTTTCTTTCAATGAAATAGATAGTGAATCTCTTAATGGAATTGTTGAGCTTGTGAAGAAGAGAGTCGCCGTTTTCAGAAAGGCCATGGTTAAGAACAATCTTGAGGCGGCAAAGACACCGATTCCAGAGGAGAAGGAATGGAAACTCAGTTTCAACGACGAAGTTAAGATCCTGCCTGGTATGCTGTCGGCCGAAGAGATCTTGGGCAGATTATCCAACCTAAAAGGTAAGGCTCATTCATTATCTGAGGAAGTAATAAACGTAATGACTTTAATGGAGAACGTACAGGTGAGCAAGCTCTTCATATCAAGTAAGAAAGACCTCTTTCAATCTTACATATGGTCGCAGGGATACTTGTATGTTGTTACGAGAAGGGGAAAGATGACAAAGTACAGCATGAAGGGATTTTCAGGTCTCAAGGGAGCAGAGATTCTAGATGAAATGGATGAGTATGTGGAGAAAGTTGTAGAAAACGCAAGAATGCTGCTCTCTGCGGAACGAATAAATCCCGGTACTTACGACGTTATATGCTCCCCCGACGTAGCTGGACTCATTGCTCACGAAGCTTTTGGCCATGGAGTGGAAATGGATATGTTTGTGAAGGAACGCGCAAAGGCTGTCGAGTATTTGGGGAAACAGGTTGCGTCTGAGTTAGTTACTATGCATGATGGCGCGGCTGGTGTAAGAGAAGTGTCTTCCTACGCTTTTGACGATGAGGGATGCGAAGCAAAAGATACTGTGATAATTGATAGGGGGATTCTTTTAACGGGAATATCTGATGTGATCTCAGCATCCATTCTTGGAACTGAGCCAACGGGAAACGGAAAGAGGCAGTCCTTTGAGAGGAAGGCGTATGCTCGAATGACCAATACTTACTTCTCGCCAGGGAAGGATGATCTGGAGGAAATGATAACTTCGATAGATTATGGATTTCTTCTCGAAGATTATTATAGTGGAATGGAAGATCCCAAGAACTGGGGTATCCAATGTGTCATAGCTTATGGTAGAGAAATCGTAAAGGGAAAGCTGACAGGAAGAATCGTATCACCGGTTATGATGACGGGATATGTTCCAACTCTGCTTAAGTCGATTTCAATGGTGTCAAAGGATTTCAGACTTTCTGGCACCGGAGCCTGTGGCAAGGGACACAAAGAGTTCGTTAAAGTCTCTGCTGGTGGTCCATACATAAAAGCGAAAGCGAGGTTGGGATAA
- a CDS encoding KamA family radical SAM protein, with protein MQKPTYLTSVEKIEELNDEQITEMKKVTDVYPFRANDYYLGLINWNDPHDPIKRIILPDFEELDEWGDLDASQEHIYTVAPGMEHKYKDTALLLVSKVCGSFCRFCFRKRLFSTENKEVVNDVTLGVEYIRKHKEITNVLLTGGDSLILSTEKLGDIVRQLREIDHVGIIRFGSKMVAFNPYRIINDPDLPDMVKKYSTPKKRIYIMAHFNHPRELTDEAIRGLNILRDAGAVICNQTPMIRGVNDSVEVMTELFRKLSFIGIPPYYVFQCRPTKGNHTYAVPAENGYEIFKKSIDSVSGLAKRARFVMSHATGKIEYVGLDEKKIYMKYHRAADPRRYDLFMAFNRNPDAYWLDDYVDPDSLV; from the coding sequence TTGCAGAAACCAACATATCTTACTAGTGTAGAGAAGATCGAAGAGCTAAATGATGAACAGATAACTGAAATGAAGAAGGTGACCGATGTTTACCCCTTCAGAGCCAATGATTACTATCTGGGGCTCATTAACTGGAACGATCCGCACGATCCTATAAAGAGAATTATCCTTCCCGACTTCGAAGAACTCGATGAGTGGGGGGATCTGGATGCTTCTCAGGAGCATATATACACCGTTGCTCCCGGTATGGAGCATAAGTACAAAGACACCGCCTTGCTTCTTGTCTCAAAGGTTTGCGGAAGCTTCTGCAGATTCTGTTTCAGGAAGAGACTGTTCTCCACAGAAAACAAAGAAGTGGTAAATGACGTTACTCTTGGTGTTGAGTACATTCGAAAGCACAAGGAAATCACGAACGTACTTCTCACCGGTGGGGACTCTCTAATACTTTCTACAGAAAAACTGGGAGATATTGTTCGACAGTTGAGGGAGATTGACCATGTTGGCATAATAAGATTTGGAAGCAAAATGGTTGCTTTTAACCCCTACAGAATTATTAACGATCCAGATTTGCCAGATATGGTTAAGAAATACAGCACCCCAAAGAAAAGGATATATATAATGGCACATTTCAATCATCCTAGAGAGCTAACCGATGAAGCAATAAGAGGTCTGAACATTCTGAGAGATGCTGGTGCAGTTATATGCAATCAGACGCCAATGATCCGTGGCGTGAATGACAGTGTGGAAGTCATGACCGAATTATTCAGGAAACTCTCATTTATTGGGATTCCACCTTACTATGTCTTTCAGTGCAGACCGACAAAGGGAAATCACACTTATGCAGTGCCAGCAGAGAATGGTTATGAAATTTTCAAGAAGTCCATAGATTCAGTCTCAGGTCTGGCAAAGAGGGCTAGATTCGTAATGTCACACGCAACCGGCAAAATCGAATATGTCGGCCTGGACGAGAAGAAGATATACATGAAATATCATAGAGCGGCCGATCCAAGACGGTACGATCTCTTTATGGCTTTCAACAGGAATCCAGATGCGTATTGGCTGGATGATTATGTAGATCCAGACTCACTTGTATAA
- a CDS encoding HAD family hydrolase gives MVRGIIFDLFGTIVSNARLFRPVCSKMAEESSAEVAEIERDFVNLYGHYFKDCHKMPFQPERYYYYLLISDLIDKYDLPGDMEAYCNFMYDSFSKFRAYPDARILRAIVNKYSVAILTNADNSFAEKVVKRNKIPHHFLLTSESARSYKPCEVIFEKLLSMMEIEKRHVIFVGDSIQVDMLGASAAGIKGILIDRSRSYLDYAPRIESLEELPSLLESL, from the coding sequence ATGGTTAGAGGAATCATATTTGACTTGTTTGGAACCATTGTCAGTAACGCGAGGCTCTTCAGACCTGTATGCTCCAAGATGGCAGAAGAGTCGTCAGCTGAAGTGGCGGAAATAGAGAGAGACTTTGTGAATCTCTACGGCCACTACTTCAAGGACTGTCATAAAATGCCCTTTCAGCCGGAGAGATACTATTATTATCTTCTGATAAGCGATTTGATTGACAAGTACGATTTGCCAGGAGACATGGAAGCCTACTGTAACTTCATGTACGATTCCTTCTCTAAGTTCCGCGCCTATCCGGATGCAAGGATCCTAAGGGCGATCGTAAACAAGTATTCCGTTGCAATCCTAACTAATGCCGATAATTCCTTTGCTGAGAAGGTTGTAAAAAGAAATAAAATTCCACATCATTTTCTGCTGACTTCGGAATCGGCAAGATCGTACAAACCATGCGAAGTTATCTTTGAGAAGCTACTGTCTATGATGGAAATCGAGAAGAGGCACGTCATTTTTGTTGGTGACAGCATTCAAGTAGACATGCTTGGCGCTTCTGCAGCCGGAATTAAGGGAATTCTTATCGATCGGTCAAGATCTTACTTAGACTACGCACCAAGAATCGAAAGCTTGGAAGAACTGCCTAGCTTGCTAGAGTCCTTGTAA
- a CDS encoding DUF3795 domain-containing protein — MLYTWTKTSVKLSPGDCMTMIAFCGIDCSQCDTYRATIADDNSLRRETANRWSVDFGFDISSEDVSCSGCHGNSLFKLCSGCPFKLCCEEKGISNCGECEEYPCETLERFLKALPNARRRLDSIHEKCYHTSE; from the coding sequence ATGCTCTACACATGGACAAAAACATCAGTTAAGCTGAGTCCGGGTGATTGCATGACTATGATAGCATTCTGCGGGATAGACTGCAGTCAGTGTGATACATACAGGGCCACTATCGCTGATGATAATTCATTAAGAAGAGAGACTGCAAATAGGTGGTCTGTCGATTTTGGTTTTGATATTTCTTCGGAAGACGTCAGCTGCAGTGGATGTCATGGTAATTCTCTTTTTAAGTTATGCTCCGGCTGCCCATTCAAACTCTGTTGTGAAGAGAAGGGAATCTCAAACTGCGGAGAATGCGAAGAGTATCCATGCGAAACGCTGGAAAGATTCTTGAAAGCCCTACCAAATGCTAGAAGAAGATTGGACTCCATACACGAGAAATGTTACCATACCTCAGAGTAA